Genomic DNA from Acidobacteriota bacterium:
GGCGGGTCGGTCGCCGCCGCGTATGCGGCGTTCAAGTTCCTGCAGGCTGAAACAGACGAGGAGCGGGCGCACTACGACTGGATGGGATACATCGGCAACTTCGTCGCGATCAGCGCCTTCCTCCCGCTCCCCTTCGCCGGCTACTGGCTCGCGAAGGAGATCTACGCGTTCTCGCAGACGCTCGGGCTCATCATGATGGGCGGGGCCTTCTCGTGGCTCTTCATCATCCAGGCCGTCCTGATCGGGAACCTCTTCCTCGCCGCCAACTACTACCTGTGGCTCGGGATGGGGCGGGTCGAGGGAGTGCAGCCGCTTCAGAAGTTCATCAAGTACCTTCTCATCGCGATCGTGCTCTGCTTCATGGTCTGGGCGACGCCGCGATCGATCATCGCGACCGTCTCCGAAATCCGGGCGATGGGAGGATCGTCGCACCCCATTCTGGGCTACCTCGGTGTCATGTCCGCCAAGAACACCGCCGTGAACATCCTGATCCTGACGACCTTCATGAGCTTCCTCCTCTACCGCCGGACGGGGAAGGTCGCAACGGTGGCCTGGGCGAAGACGGGCCATGCGGCGCAGCTCTCGATCTTCGCGGCCGCCGCGTTGTTCGTCATCTTCCTCGGCGTCTACGGGTACTTCGTCGAGGCGACGGTCCGGATCCGGCTCTCGGTGCCCCAGGTCGGCTCGGTCCTGCTCGCCATGGCGTCGATCACCGCCATCGACATCTTCCTCTTCCGCGGGGCGAGGAAGACCGAGGTGCGCTGGGGAAGAATTCCGGCGATCTCGCAATACGTGCTGATCTTCATCGCGGTGACCTTCACCTGGCTCATGGGGCTCATGGGCTACGTTCGATCCGGGCTTCGCCAGCACTGGCATGTGTACGGCGTCATTCGGGACCAGTCGGCCGACGCGTTTACACCCACGCTTGGCTTCGCGACCGAGGTCGTCTCGGTGACCGTGCTCGGGTTCTTCCTCCTGATCGGCGTCGTGTTCTGGATCACGAGCCTGCACGACCGGCCCGATTTCAAACGGGAAGCCGCCCCGCGAGCCCGGCGACGGCTATCCCAAGTGGTGGTCGGGTCGGCCGGCACCAGGGAACAGAGGTGAGCGGTTGTGAAGCAATCCTGCCGCGAGCAAGCGCAGCGAGCGAGCCACGCGACCGGAGCGGGGCCTTGGGGCCACCGCGAGGGAGCGTGTAGCGGGGTCCCCGCCGCGCGGACTGTGCGCGCGACCTGCCACACGATCGGCAAGACGGGGGCGCTCCGGTTCCCCGACCTCGAGGGGGTCGGTGTCCGCGCGAAGACCCGCGTCCCGGGCCTGAGCGACGTCGAGTACTTCGCGCAGTCGATGTACGAACCTGACGCCTTCATCGTGCCGGGATTCAATCGGGGGATGCCCGTCATCAACAAGCCTCCGATCGGCCTCACCGATCAGGAGATCCTCTGCGTGATCGCGTACCTCCAGACTCTTGGCGGCACGCCGACGGTGACGCTCCAGACGACCCACCGTTACCGCGCGGCGCCGGCTGCCTCCCAGGAGGCGGCGCGGCCCGCTGGAGCGGTGGCACGATGAACATTCCGATCGTCCTGGCCGTCGCTGCCGCGTTCGGGCTCCTTCGCCTCCGTCGGGCCAACCTGCTGATATGGGCCGTCGCGTGGTGGGC
This window encodes:
- a CDS encoding cytochrome ubiquinol oxidase subunit I; translated protein: MLNGVMNRKLLVVLGPLTVLVMFAGTVKMASLLLDREYKEPYRAPSAAVDATPRAQGLAAERADAESKARAKPYAEAEYRTFPVVGSRVAIWAVAQLHLLFAAFVLAIPIFAFIIEVIGYKTGDLRYDRLAYEFTKLLSVSFSLTATFGAFLTFMLIILYPKFTNYLMSVFSPTFLPYVLLFFLEAFFLYTYYYGWGKFHPLVHLGLGLGLNVAGTAIMMIANAWLTFMMSPRGVSDTGAVISVWDAVTNLTWMPINVHRFIANIAFGGSVAAAYAAFKFLQAETDEERAHYDWMGYIGNFVAISAFLPLPFAGYWLAKEIYAFSQTLGLIMMGGAFSWLFIIQAVLIGNLFLAANYYLWLGMGRVEGVQPLQKFIKYLLIAIVLCFMVWATPRSIIATVSEIRAMGGSSHPILGYLGVMSAKNTAVNILILTTFMSFLLYRRTGKVATVAWAKTGHAAQLSIFAAAALFVIFLGVYGYFVEATVRIRLSVPQVGSVLLAMASITAIDIFLFRGARKTEVRWGRIPAISQYVLIFIAVTFTWLMGLMGYVRSGLRQHWHVYGVIRDQSADAFTPTLGFATEVVSVTVLGFFLLIGVVFWITSLHDRPDFKREAAPRARRRLSQVVVGSAGTREQR
- a CDS encoding cytochrome c, which translates into the protein MRATCHTIGKTGALRFPDLEGVGVRAKTRVPGLSDVEYFAQSMYEPDAFIVPGFNRGMPVINKPPIGLTDQEILCVIAYLQTLGGTPTVTLQTTHRYRAAPAASQEAARPAGAVAR